From the Maioricimonas rarisocia genome, one window contains:
- a CDS encoding WD40 repeat domain-containing protein, translating into MIFDLISDLENAFRALPEGHGRRQMLELLDEALRRDAEFLRLHPTSLFQSLWNVCIWYGNPAAESFEEPPIDALAVFGDSSSKDDVDSLLAPTHSVGSTTATLLHETLRGWLREKALLAEGMFWLRSLWPPGVPLGQGIRAVLDTPAPDFVKLSPDQRQLACCTRTGRIRLWDAGSHRPIRDVQLALPNTPFLEATIDSDDPLNVAFPDRLDELCLIQTFDWSPDSRSFVTGTNQGELLTWNCEGGPPTQVLKPVERIIAIDVSPLDGRLAIAYADGLIVVRKEPLAAHEQDPDSRRIPIPHTPWLEKDRAFGHSDLSLGWKLRGVKGPVSSLKYSPDGNWLAVASGHSLLVYRCVSWGREDDESGLDYHYQADITYVRSSAEDRPFEITSDQTVSSVAWSPDGSLLATASADGSFRILKTNEWSENYRYDRVSQGERSCCSWSPDGTHFVVGTNAGSLLLHSCESSSTAVITKAHEDAVTGTAWIGGTKRFLSVSSDRTLTVWDVEHFRRGAQYRSVTDQPVLGCHAVGDASARVAVTTSGKVQLWEFRGSGSTTVPCGRIIEEQEVALELGEPIHEVVVREHHWFCAGLTTIFHGAFDPTGAGRTLNRARAEDWNLLQQQITAMAWSPDGKKLAVGTRDGTVRLWNMQTGSDEVVSYALDNRIEAILWAAEVDVLFVKSAESYPEPARVYVLNARDVSLAGCIPETDASIEVSDWNWGEDIQDVALVGENLQLAILDNNGLRIYADGWDHPPKRVRLSGGSRLSSSVGGHAAVIGDRSLFRLSPYDSSKLFVIGRHSGGLSYFNGSMEFGPDGRVLYVFEPDGAPKIEVWDAEHRGARHGESRLAYSGDRRQILPTTDGELLLIKEERSVDYKTVSVRRVEDGSIIMSLSGRVDDIILSPDESTVLAMSVVEEDKFYWKHYELSSIDGSGRSYQFSDHACYGLSDLQRLLQPENDENAWRRISVDGTDREHSRVLHRHQHEHPRFVLRDLPDGAEVVAFPVDEIGTPIGFSYNRDELISVEDNGDVQSWGIEQGSLRRMALVGNVPRENLHWIRRMSEYELLVRYAKRYSANSTDRHSLEIQETTIRVHNLATCETVVEFTYKDSVGDGRGLGHGLGRYDDWSLSGVESVDVVDWKLLGWGRMRGISEETSSVLILEEQGIGIAFVNAPGQCAFSRRRPRVFIASDQEIHGYELLQFSASDTEMKIAAARSS; encoded by the coding sequence ATGATATTTGATCTGATCAGCGATCTCGAAAACGCTTTTAGAGCGCTCCCGGAAGGGCATGGCCGTCGACAGATGTTGGAGTTGCTGGATGAAGCGCTGCGACGGGACGCCGAGTTTCTCAGGTTACACCCAACGTCGCTCTTCCAGAGTCTGTGGAACGTCTGCATCTGGTATGGCAATCCCGCCGCGGAGAGCTTCGAAGAACCGCCTATCGACGCGCTTGCGGTCTTCGGTGATTCGTCCTCCAAAGATGATGTTGATAGCCTCCTCGCTCCGACACATTCTGTAGGGTCGACGACAGCCACGCTCCTGCATGAGACTCTCCGTGGCTGGCTTCGTGAGAAAGCATTGCTGGCAGAGGGGATGTTCTGGTTGCGATCACTCTGGCCCCCCGGTGTCCCCCTGGGCCAAGGTATTCGCGCCGTTCTGGACACTCCTGCGCCTGACTTCGTGAAACTCTCTCCGGACCAGCGCCAGTTGGCCTGCTGCACTAGGACAGGCCGGATTCGGCTGTGGGATGCGGGCAGCCACCGACCGATTCGAGACGTCCAACTGGCTCTTCCAAACACCCCGTTCCTCGAAGCGACGATTGATTCCGACGACCCCCTGAACGTCGCCTTCCCGGATCGACTGGATGAGTTGTGTCTGATACAGACATTCGACTGGTCACCAGATTCTCGATCGTTCGTGACAGGAACCAACCAAGGGGAACTTCTGACCTGGAACTGCGAGGGAGGTCCACCGACACAAGTGCTGAAGCCCGTGGAGCGGATCATTGCCATCGACGTTTCACCCCTCGACGGCCGCTTGGCGATTGCCTATGCAGATGGTTTAATCGTGGTCCGCAAGGAGCCACTGGCAGCTCACGAGCAGGATCCAGATTCCCGTCGAATCCCAATCCCGCACACCCCCTGGCTCGAGAAAGATCGTGCTTTCGGTCACTCAGACCTCAGTCTAGGGTGGAAACTCCGCGGCGTGAAGGGTCCCGTCTCTTCACTCAAGTACTCGCCCGACGGGAACTGGCTGGCTGTTGCCTCGGGACACTCTCTGTTGGTGTATCGATGTGTGAGTTGGGGACGGGAGGACGATGAGAGCGGGCTCGACTATCACTACCAGGCCGACATCACTTACGTCCGATCATCCGCTGAGGACCGCCCCTTTGAGATCACAAGTGACCAAACGGTCAGCTCAGTTGCGTGGTCTCCTGATGGGAGCCTGCTGGCGACAGCGTCCGCGGACGGGAGCTTCCGCATCTTGAAGACGAACGAATGGAGCGAAAACTATCGCTACGACAGAGTTTCCCAGGGTGAGAGGTCTTGTTGTTCCTGGTCACCGGACGGCACACACTTCGTTGTGGGCACGAATGCCGGTTCACTGCTGCTCCACTCCTGTGAATCGTCATCGACTGCCGTAATCACAAAGGCTCATGAAGATGCGGTCACCGGGACGGCATGGATCGGTGGAACAAAGAGATTCCTTTCGGTCAGCAGCGACCGAACTCTTACTGTTTGGGATGTCGAACACTTCCGGCGCGGGGCCCAGTATCGCAGCGTCACCGATCAACCGGTTTTGGGCTGCCATGCTGTCGGTGACGCGTCGGCTCGCGTAGCAGTCACGACAAGCGGCAAGGTTCAGCTTTGGGAGTTCCGTGGAAGTGGGTCGACCACGGTCCCGTGTGGACGCATCATCGAAGAGCAGGAAGTTGCTCTAGAACTCGGAGAACCGATCCACGAGGTGGTAGTCCGGGAGCATCACTGGTTCTGTGCGGGCCTGACGACGATCTTCCACGGCGCATTCGATCCGACAGGTGCCGGCCGCACCCTGAACCGCGCCCGTGCAGAGGACTGGAATCTGTTGCAACAGCAGATTACGGCCATGGCTTGGAGTCCGGATGGAAAAAAACTAGCAGTTGGGACGAGGGATGGGACCGTACGTCTTTGGAACATGCAAACAGGTTCCGATGAGGTTGTTTCATACGCATTGGATAATCGTATTGAGGCGATCCTCTGGGCAGCGGAAGTAGATGTGCTGTTTGTAAAGTCGGCCGAGTCGTATCCCGAACCGGCCCGAGTCTACGTCCTCAATGCCCGTGACGTATCGTTGGCGGGTTGCATCCCGGAAACCGATGCGTCGATCGAAGTAAGTGACTGGAACTGGGGAGAGGACATTCAGGACGTCGCACTTGTCGGTGAGAACCTTCAATTGGCCATCCTCGACAACAACGGGCTGAGGATTTATGCGGATGGTTGGGATCACCCCCCCAAACGTGTGCGACTGTCCGGCGGAAGTCGCCTCTCGTCGTCAGTTGGAGGGCATGCGGCAGTGATTGGCGACAGATCGTTGTTTCGTCTCTCTCCCTACGACAGTTCGAAGCTGTTTGTGATTGGACGCCATTCCGGAGGCCTCTCCTATTTTAATGGGAGTATGGAGTTTGGTCCGGACGGCCGAGTCCTTTACGTGTTCGAGCCGGATGGAGCCCCGAAGATTGAAGTCTGGGATGCTGAACACCGTGGAGCGCGGCATGGCGAGTCGCGACTTGCTTACAGCGGGGATCGTCGCCAGATTCTTCCGACCACAGATGGCGAGTTGTTGTTGATCAAAGAAGAGCGGTCAGTCGACTACAAGACCGTTTCGGTCAGGAGAGTCGAGGACGGCTCGATCATCATGTCGTTGTCGGGCCGAGTCGACGATATCATCCTTTCTCCCGACGAAAGCACTGTGTTGGCGATGAGTGTCGTCGAGGAGGATAAGTTCTACTGGAAGCATTACGAGCTCTCGTCAATTGATGGTTCAGGCCGTTCGTATCAATTCAGTGACCACGCCTGCTATGGATTGAGTGATCTTCAGCGGCTGTTGCAGCCGGAGAACGACGAGAATGCTTGGAGACGGATCTCTGTGGACGGAACGGACCGGGAGCATTCCCGAGTTCTCCATCGCCATCAACATGAACACCCTCGGTTTGTGCTGCGAGATCTGCCGGACGGTGCAGAAGTAGTAGCCTTCCCGGTCGACGAAATCGGAACTCCGATTGGCTTTTCCTACAATCGCGATGAATTGATTTCGGTTGAAGACAACGGCGATGTTCAGTCTTGGGGCATCGAGCAGGGATCGTTGCGTCGTATGGCCCTTGTGGGTAATGTACCCCGAGAGAATCTGCACTGGATCCGGAGAATGTCTGAATACGAGCTTCTAGTGCGATACGCAAAGCGATACTCCGCGAACAGCACAGACAGACACAGCCTGGAGATTCAGGAGACGACGATTCGGGTTCACAATCTGGCAACTTGTGAAACGGTCGTTGAGTTCACCTACAAAGACTCCGTCGGAGATGGACGCGGTTTAGGACACGGATTAGGACGTTACGATGACTGGAGCCTCTCAGGGGTCGAAAGTGTTGACGTGGTCGACTGGAAACTGTTGGGCTGGGGTAGAATGCGGGGAATATCCGAGGAGACCTCCTCCGTGCTCATTTTGGAAGAACAGGGAATCGGGATCGCATTCGTGAACGCGCCTGGCCAATGCGCGTTTTCCAGGCGCCGCCCCCGTGTCTTCATCGCCAGCGACCAGGAAATCCACGGCTACGAGTTGCTCCAGTTTTCTGCAAGCGACACAGAGATGAAGATCGCTGCGGCCCGCAGCTCGTGA
- a CDS encoding AAA family ATPase, giving the protein MPRRDLTFRVFVSSTFSDFLRERHALQNIVFPRLREYCQQSGTRVPGVEPRFQAIDLRWGVAREAALDQQTMNICLQELHRCQQLSPKPNFIVLMGDRYGWIPLPPEIAADEFESLLAQMSDDERALIRGKQPVAAWSADQTVRRIGWYRRDDNAVPPQYVLQPRTIDFPADASANDHQRIQQEEFADWSRIEAALSAALTSAIAQAGWAEDDPRRPKFEHSATHQEITHGALAVDDADEHVLCYFRTIEGLPPNAAGYRDLNARGQQDATALQRLGTLRDELAEAIPEEHLLEYAVQWEDAGDPEKTGVTGDQPDADLQAFCERVEQDLRQIIDRELDLFQQEAATHREQRLHAEFTGQHTTHFVGRDDLLQQIQDHCTSETAQPLVIAGVSGSGKTALMAAAGERLVQAAPNAVVITRFIGATPESTELRTLLRSLCWQLGLATGDEGELPSELSELAREFEKRLGAATADHPVYVLLDALDQLSAAENAHSLWWLPRKQPEHGRLVVSVLERDDASGDAHRAAQRMLPDALVTLQAFSPAEGERLLDAWLAAGQRTVGAKQRERLLEGFRGCPYPLYLRIAVDEACRWHSWEEPEPLPSDVPALLAALFDRLALPQNHGRRLVERSLGYLGAARRGLAEDELLDVLSRDTDVLGEFRARSPDSPVTERLPVVVWSRLFVELESNLAERQAYGAPVLSFYHRQVREAVERSFLTEPDRLRSHQHLADYFREQDYWRESLEQQRARAKRLPPTPRPANIRKVDELPYHVLEVAKLAGKDDPASPYWDAVADLMTDWQFLEAKAEAQPFVEPEESEQEEAAS; this is encoded by the coding sequence ATGCCGCGTCGCGACCTCACGTTTCGCGTGTTCGTCAGTTCGACCTTCAGCGACTTTCTCCGCGAACGTCACGCCCTGCAGAACATCGTCTTCCCCCGCCTTCGTGAGTACTGCCAGCAGTCGGGGACGCGCGTGCCGGGCGTCGAGCCGCGCTTCCAGGCGATCGACCTGCGGTGGGGCGTGGCCCGCGAGGCGGCCCTCGACCAGCAGACGATGAACATCTGCCTGCAGGAACTGCATCGCTGCCAGCAGCTCTCGCCCAAGCCGAACTTCATCGTGCTGATGGGGGACCGCTACGGCTGGATTCCATTGCCACCGGAGATCGCTGCCGACGAATTCGAGTCGCTGCTCGCTCAGATGTCCGACGACGAACGGGCGCTGATTCGGGGGAAGCAGCCCGTCGCGGCGTGGAGTGCCGACCAGACCGTTCGCCGCATCGGCTGGTACCGCAGGGACGATAACGCCGTCCCGCCGCAGTACGTGCTGCAGCCCCGCACGATCGACTTTCCTGCGGATGCTTCTGCCAATGACCATCAGCGAATTCAGCAGGAGGAGTTTGCCGACTGGTCGCGGATCGAAGCGGCACTGTCGGCGGCCCTCACCTCTGCCATCGCCCAGGCGGGGTGGGCGGAGGATGATCCACGCCGGCCGAAGTTCGAGCACTCGGCCACTCATCAGGAGATCACGCATGGAGCCCTGGCCGTCGACGATGCGGACGAGCACGTGCTCTGCTACTTCCGCACGATCGAGGGCCTGCCGCCGAATGCTGCCGGCTATCGCGATCTGAATGCCCGGGGACAGCAGGACGCGACCGCACTGCAGCGGCTGGGCACGTTGCGTGATGAACTGGCCGAGGCGATCCCGGAGGAACATCTCCTCGAGTACGCGGTCCAGTGGGAAGACGCCGGTGACCCCGAGAAAACGGGTGTGACGGGTGACCAGCCGGATGCCGACCTGCAGGCGTTCTGTGAGCGCGTCGAACAGGACCTCCGGCAGATCATCGATCGCGAGCTGGACCTCTTCCAGCAGGAGGCGGCCACGCATCGCGAGCAGCGGCTGCACGCCGAGTTCACCGGGCAGCACACGACTCACTTCGTCGGCCGCGATGATCTGCTCCAGCAGATTCAGGACCACTGCACCAGTGAGACGGCTCAACCGCTCGTCATCGCGGGCGTCTCCGGATCGGGCAAGACGGCCCTGATGGCGGCCGCCGGCGAAAGGCTCGTCCAGGCTGCACCGAATGCCGTCGTGATCACGCGATTCATCGGAGCCACACCCGAGTCGACCGAACTGCGGACGCTGCTGCGCAGCCTCTGCTGGCAGCTGGGGCTGGCGACCGGCGACGAGGGGGAGCTGCCGTCCGAACTCTCCGAACTGGCCCGCGAATTCGAGAAACGGCTCGGGGCCGCGACGGCCGATCACCCCGTCTACGTGCTGCTCGACGCGCTCGATCAGCTCAGTGCCGCAGAGAACGCACACTCGCTATGGTGGCTCCCCCGCAAGCAGCCGGAACATGGTCGCCTCGTCGTCAGTGTGCTGGAGCGCGACGACGCGTCGGGAGACGCCCACCGGGCCGCTCAGCGGATGCTGCCCGATGCTCTCGTGACGCTCCAAGCCTTCTCGCCCGCCGAGGGAGAACGGCTGCTGGACGCGTGGCTGGCTGCCGGCCAGCGCACCGTTGGGGCGAAACAGCGGGAGCGTCTGCTGGAGGGATTTCGGGGTTGCCCGTACCCACTCTATCTGCGGATTGCCGTTGATGAAGCATGCCGCTGGCACTCATGGGAAGAACCGGAACCGCTCCCGTCGGATGTGCCGGCCCTGCTCGCGGCTCTGTTTGACCGGCTCGCACTCCCGCAGAACCACGGCCGCCGGCTCGTCGAACGCAGCCTGGGCTACCTCGGTGCGGCCCGTCGTGGACTGGCCGAGGATGAACTCCTCGATGTGCTGTCCCGCGACACGGACGTTCTGGGCGAGTTCCGGGCGCGGTCGCCGGACTCACCAGTCACCGAGCGGCTGCCGGTCGTCGTCTGGTCGCGTCTGTTTGTCGAGCTGGAGAGCAACCTGGCCGAGCGACAGGCGTACGGTGCTCCTGTGCTCTCGTTCTACCATCGACAGGTGCGGGAAGCGGTCGAGCGTTCGTTTCTGACGGAACCGGACCGGCTCCGCTCGCATCAGCATCTGGCCGACTACTTCCGCGAGCAGGACTACTGGCGGGAATCTCTGGAGCAGCAGCGGGCCCGTGCGAAGCGACTGCCGCCGACACCCCGGCCGGCCAACATCCGCAAGGTGGACGAACTGCCGTACCACGTGCTGGAAGTGGCGAAGCTGGCGGGCAAGGACGATCCCGCGTCGCCGTACTGGGATGCGGTGGCCGACCTGATGACGGACTGGCAGTTTCTCGAGGCGAAGGCGGAGGCCCAGCCGTTCGTGGAGCCGGAGGAGAGTGAGCAGGAGGAGGCGGCCTCATGA
- a CDS encoding WD40 repeat domain-containing protein — protein MIFDLVQDFADVLDAMPKGHPRRRILKLLDEAIRRDVHFIDRHPTTLFQCMWNTCWWYDCPEAAKYYEEPEGGWRQPPLWERDHGLKLSELLTQWRMAREATIPEASWIRCLRPPLVYLGTGQLAVLRGHESTWISSVAFSPDARKIASSSGDKTVRVWDASSSKELLCLQHDTECHSVAFSPDGTRIASGSGDNTVRVWDAASGDLRTCLEGHKGEVISVAFSPNGTHIVSSSSDSTVRVWDIDSSEELLSLPHDRWASNALFSLDGTQIACGSTDMTLRAWDIVRGEAVVCIKGDAVHSLAFSPDRTKVAGGYRDNTVRVWDMTTGAELTVLCGHERRVTCMAFSPDGSRIASGSDDDTVRMWDTATGTELALFRHEGGALGGVCAIAFSSDGRRIASGASDRYVRLWDAAHRQAPTVLREHTKNINSVVFSPNGLQIASGSWDHTTRLWNGTTGAPITVLQGYTTEVYSVAYSPDGGRLCLGLGDSTIRVWDTTTGGELAVLNGHKHVVRCVGFSPDGERIASGSNDHTVRMWSTRSKAELAVLRGHTKPVKCVRVSPDGQLVVSGSHDNTVRVWDAVSGEALAVLPVQESNIRDVSFSLDGKRITIGLVDNTLQIWEVSSGDRLEIHTIRAISDVRAIASGPPQFPLLAMVRDQLTVIETAESGKAVAHFPTGMEQITTHPSGRLWAGAVNSHLYLLKLELGIDPKVENIEGLP, from the coding sequence ATGATCTTCGACCTCGTGCAAGACTTTGCCGATGTACTTGATGCGATGCCGAAAGGGCATCCGCGGCGGCGAATTCTGAAGCTGCTGGACGAGGCGATCCGCCGGGACGTGCACTTCATCGACCGGCATCCGACGACGCTGTTCCAGTGCATGTGGAACACCTGCTGGTGGTACGACTGTCCGGAGGCGGCGAAGTATTACGAGGAACCGGAGGGCGGGTGGCGTCAACCACCACTGTGGGAGCGAGATCATGGATTGAAGCTGAGCGAGTTGCTCACTCAGTGGCGGATGGCCCGGGAAGCGACAATCCCTGAAGCTTCCTGGATAAGGTGCCTCCGTCCACCACTCGTTTACCTGGGCACTGGTCAGCTGGCAGTCTTGCGTGGGCATGAGTCAACTTGGATCTCAAGCGTCGCATTCTCACCCGATGCGAGGAAGATCGCCAGCAGCTCTGGGGACAAGACTGTTCGCGTGTGGGATGCATCGAGTAGTAAGGAACTGCTTTGTCTTCAGCATGACACAGAATGTCACAGTGTGGCGTTCTCTCCCGATGGGACAAGGATTGCCAGCGGCTCTGGGGACAATACTGTGCGGGTGTGGGATGCCGCCAGTGGTGACTTACGCACTTGCCTGGAAGGACATAAAGGCGAAGTCATCAGCGTGGCATTCTCTCCGAATGGGACTCATATTGTCAGCAGCTCCTCGGACAGCACTGTGCGCGTATGGGACATAGACAGCAGTGAGGAACTGCTTTCACTTCCCCATGACAGATGGGCCAGCAACGCTTTGTTCTCTCTCGATGGAACGCAGATCGCCTGCGGGTCCACGGATATGACCTTACGCGCCTGGGATATTGTCAGAGGTGAGGCAGTTGTCTGTATAAAAGGGGACGCGGTCCACAGCTTGGCGTTCTCTCCCGATAGGACAAAGGTTGCTGGCGGATATAGAGACAACACCGTGCGAGTATGGGACATGACCACAGGTGCCGAACTCACAGTCCTCTGCGGGCACGAGAGAAGAGTGACCTGCATGGCCTTTTCACCAGACGGTTCACGCATTGCGAGCGGTTCCGATGACGATACCGTGCGAATGTGGGACACGGCCACTGGAACCGAGCTGGCTCTTTTCCGACACGAAGGGGGTGCCTTAGGTGGTGTTTGCGCCATAGCGTTCAGTTCGGATGGCAGGCGAATTGCCAGCGGTGCATCGGATAGATATGTGCGATTGTGGGACGCGGCACATAGACAAGCCCCCACCGTCCTGCGCGAGCATACCAAGAACATCAACAGCGTAGTCTTCTCTCCCAATGGCCTTCAGATAGCTAGCGGGTCATGGGATCATACAACACGATTGTGGAACGGAACCACAGGAGCCCCCATCACTGTCCTTCAAGGGTACACTACTGAAGTCTACAGCGTCGCTTATAGCCCAGATGGAGGCCGGCTTTGCCTCGGATTGGGAGACAGCACAATACGTGTGTGGGACACGACCACCGGGGGCGAATTGGCTGTCCTTAACGGACACAAGCACGTCGTGAGATGTGTAGGTTTCAGTCCGGATGGGGAGCGGATCGCCAGTGGTTCAAATGACCACACGGTGCGCATGTGGAGCACGAGATCGAAAGCTGAACTTGCAGTTCTCCGAGGGCATACGAAACCAGTGAAATGCGTGCGTGTTTCTCCCGACGGTCAGTTGGTTGTTTCTGGTTCTCACGACAACACTGTGCGAGTCTGGGACGCGGTCAGCGGTGAAGCACTGGCTGTGCTTCCTGTACAGGAATCGAACATAAGAGATGTTTCGTTCAGCCTCGACGGAAAGCGAATCACCATCGGATTAGTGGACAATACACTACAAATCTGGGAAGTATCCTCAGGCGATCGCCTAGAGATCCACACCATACGAGCCATAAGCGATGTGAGAGCGATCGCCTCCGGACCGCCACAGTTTCCGCTCCTTGCCATGGTCCGCGATCAGCTGACAGTTATCGAGACTGCTGAAAGTGGAAAGGCCGTAGCGCATTTCCCGACTGGCATGGAGCAAATTACCACTCATCCTTCGGGACGATTATGGGCAGGAGCTGTCAACAGCCATCTGTACTTGCTGAAGCTCGAGCTGGGCATAGATCCGAAGGTCGAAAACATCGAGGGCCTCCCGTGA